Proteins encoded by one window of Anaeromyxobacter sp.:
- a CDS encoding protein kinase — MTGAGPRPAPGALSALLAELARGPALEPGGPSPRPGAAVGRFRLVRELGRGGFGQVFEAHDPELRRQVALKLLRPGRAGDAADPGRAALLHREAEAAAQLQHPNIVTVHDAGGGPAGPWLVMELLRGESVAERLGRGRLPVRQAVAVAVQVARALVHAHGAGVLHRDLKPGNVFLVEGGPAKVLDFGLAHACGTLGPASGGTPGYMAPEQVDGRPEDVRTDVYALGVLLHEMVSGDRPGPAGAPPGPLSAPGAPPGLQALVARAADPNPSRRPASAGEVLEALLALERDWDAGRAAPGPAAPPDGAEGGRGQGGAAVAADGRQPAGASRLEAFRQYVLGEQCARHPALGQDCGALLRRAVALDPGLAMAQYELAAWLRWFGGSRRDQEAAVQAALRHAGEASPRDQLLIQALAAQVAGLDHEALELYGRVVASWPDEVRAWYQAGDLLRHRDEPAAALPWFEQVVALDPEFGWAAGHLADALGALGRRDALAAWVRRLEQAPGPGALHGLSLAYGWLGDLAAAHAAGERAVAVGGGVAGREDQLAALFFSGQFAAAEQAVRPLASPQSPVRRMGYYGLAALQAYQGRRRAGLALLDELAREVPAVRGDWNYHAVRADYLMGDDDLPGVRAAVAVLADLEPRAAAEHACSLAWLGDLPGAAALGAGLPPGGVHATTCRALVAWHEGRPEEALEGLRSACQRAPVLTWRVAPLYLLGELCARAGRHEEAVEALERFQGCYVWRQMWRSWAWPRAQLLLGRSQAALGEPERAGAALDRLLWASAGAEPGAPLLDEARALRAGLPATRAVGPG, encoded by the coding sequence GTGACCGGGGCCGGCCCGCGCCCGGCCCCGGGGGCCCTCTCGGCGCTGCTGGCGGAGCTGGCGCGCGGACCAGCCCTGGAGCCGGGCGGGCCCTCGCCGCGCCCGGGCGCCGCGGTGGGGCGGTTCCGGCTGGTGCGCGAGCTGGGGCGCGGCGGGTTCGGGCAGGTGTTCGAGGCGCACGACCCAGAGCTGCGCCGCCAGGTGGCCCTGAAGCTCCTCCGGCCGGGCCGCGCCGGCGACGCCGCCGACCCGGGCCGGGCCGCCCTGCTGCACCGCGAGGCCGAGGCGGCCGCCCAGCTGCAGCACCCCAACATCGTCACCGTGCACGACGCGGGTGGGGGCCCGGCCGGTCCCTGGCTGGTGATGGAGCTGCTGCGCGGCGAGTCGGTGGCCGAGCGGCTGGGGCGGGGGCGCCTGCCGGTCCGCCAGGCGGTGGCCGTGGCGGTGCAGGTGGCCCGCGCGCTGGTCCACGCCCACGGGGCCGGGGTGCTGCACCGCGACCTGAAGCCGGGCAACGTCTTCCTGGTCGAGGGCGGGCCGGCCAAGGTGCTCGACTTCGGGCTGGCCCACGCCTGCGGCACCCTGGGGCCCGCCAGCGGGGGCACGCCGGGCTACATGGCGCCCGAGCAGGTGGATGGCCGGCCGGAGGACGTGCGCACCGACGTCTACGCGCTGGGGGTGCTGCTGCACGAGATGGTGAGCGGCGACCGGCCGGGCCCGGCGGGCGCGCCGCCGGGGCCCCTCTCGGCGCCGGGCGCCCCCCCGGGCCTGCAGGCGCTGGTGGCCCGCGCCGCCGACCCGAACCCGTCCCGGCGCCCGGCCAGCGCCGGCGAGGTGCTGGAGGCGCTGCTGGCGCTGGAGCGCGACTGGGACGCCGGCCGCGCCGCGCCCGGGCCCGCGGCCCCGCCGGACGGGGCGGAGGGCGGCCGCGGCCAGGGCGGCGCGGCCGTCGCGGCGGACGGCCGCCAGCCCGCCGGGGCCAGCCGGCTGGAGGCCTTCCGCCAGTACGTGCTGGGCGAGCAGTGCGCCCGCCACCCGGCGCTGGGCCAGGACTGCGGCGCGCTGCTGCGCCGGGCCGTGGCCCTCGACCCCGGCCTGGCGATGGCGCAGTACGAGCTGGCGGCCTGGCTGCGCTGGTTCGGCGGCTCCCGGCGCGACCAGGAGGCGGCGGTGCAGGCCGCCCTCCGCCACGCCGGCGAGGCCTCCCCGCGCGACCAGCTGCTCATCCAGGCCCTGGCGGCGCAGGTGGCGGGGCTGGACCACGAGGCGCTGGAGCTCTACGGCCGGGTGGTGGCGTCCTGGCCCGACGAGGTGCGCGCCTGGTACCAGGCCGGCGACCTGCTGCGCCACCGCGACGAGCCGGCGGCGGCGCTGCCGTGGTTCGAGCAGGTGGTGGCGCTCGACCCGGAGTTCGGCTGGGCCGCCGGCCACCTGGCCGACGCCCTGGGGGCGCTGGGGCGGCGCGACGCGCTGGCGGCCTGGGTGCGCCGGCTGGAGCAGGCGCCCGGGCCGGGGGCGCTGCACGGCCTCTCGCTGGCCTACGGCTGGCTGGGGGACCTGGCGGCGGCCCACGCGGCCGGCGAGCGGGCCGTGGCCGTGGGCGGGGGCGTGGCCGGACGCGAGGACCAGCTGGCGGCGCTCTTCTTCTCCGGGCAGTTCGCCGCCGCCGAGCAGGCGGTGCGTCCCCTGGCCTCGCCGCAGAGCCCGGTCCGGCGCATGGGCTACTACGGCCTGGCGGCGCTGCAGGCCTACCAGGGGCGGCGCCGCGCCGGGCTGGCGCTGCTCGACGAGCTGGCGCGGGAGGTCCCGGCGGTGCGCGGCGACTGGAACTACCACGCGGTGCGCGCCGACTACCTCATGGGCGACGACGACCTCCCGGGCGTGCGCGCCGCGGTGGCGGTGCTGGCCGACCTGGAGCCGCGCGCCGCCGCCGAGCACGCCTGCTCGCTGGCCTGGCTGGGCGACCTCCCGGGGGCTGCGGCGCTGGGCGCCGGCCTGCCGCCCGGCGGCGTGCACGCCACCACCTGCCGGGCGCTGGTGGCCTGGCACGAGGGCCGGCCGGAGGAGGCGCTGGAGGGCCTCCGGTCGGCCTGCCAGCGCGCGCCGGTCCTCACCTGGCGGGTCGCGCCGCTCTACCTGCTCGGCGAGCTGTGCGCCCGGGCGGGGCGCCACGAGGAGGCCGTGGAGGCGCTGGAGCGCTTCCAGGGCTGCTACGTCTGGCGCCAGATGTGGCGCAGCTGGGCCTGGCCGCGTGCGCAGCTCCTGCTGGGGCGCAGCCAGGCGGCGCTGGGGGAGCCGGAGCGGGCCGGCGCCGCGCTCGACCGGCTGCTCTGGGCCTCTGCGGGGGCCGAGCCCGGCGCGCCGCTGCTCGACGAGGCGCGGGCGCTCAGGGCCGGGCTGCCGGCGACCCGGGCGGTCGGTCCGGGGTGA
- a CDS encoding sigma-70 family RNA polymerase sigma factor — translation MALDDQVASLLERGQVGEAATAALTGLGPAVLGYLGSLHDEDDARDVFSTFAEDLWRGLPGFRGECSLRAWAFRLAWHASARFRRDPFRRRGERLPSSAASRLAATIAGASLLPGGRRDALRQLRQALDPEERTLLVLRVDRELEWDEVAAVLSAEGAPVEAATLRKRFERLKGRLGRLAREQGLLE, via the coding sequence ATGGCACTCGACGATCAGGTGGCGTCGCTCCTCGAGCGAGGCCAGGTGGGGGAGGCAGCCACCGCCGCGCTGACGGGGCTCGGCCCCGCGGTGCTCGGGTACCTGGGCAGCCTGCACGACGAGGACGACGCGCGCGACGTCTTCTCCACCTTCGCCGAGGACCTGTGGCGCGGCCTGCCCGGCTTCCGGGGCGAGTGCTCGCTGCGCGCCTGGGCCTTCCGCCTCGCCTGGCACGCCAGCGCGCGCTTCCGGCGCGATCCCTTCCGGCGGCGCGGCGAGCGGCTGCCCAGCAGCGCCGCCTCCCGCCTGGCCGCCACCATCGCCGGCGCCAGCCTGCTGCCGGGGGGCCGGCGCGACGCCCTCCGCCAGCTGCGCCAGGCGCTCGACCCGGAGGAGCGGACGCTGCTGGTGCTGCGCGTCGACCGGGAGCTGGAGTGGGACGAGGTGGCGGCGGTGCTCTCCGCCGAGGGCGCGCCGGTGGAGGCCGCCACCCTGCGCAAGCGGTTCGAGCGGCTCAAGGGCCGGCTGGGCCGCCTGGCGCGGGAGCAGGGGCTCCTGGAGTGA
- a CDS encoding SpoIID/LytB domain-containing protein: MGARTLHRLVQVELGAAGLTVIEELPLDDYVAGVLSGELPRSFPPEAQKAQAVAARSYALIRKIEAEAAGRGWHLGAGVLSQVYAGAAPNPVARAAADATRGEVLVSGNEPVEAFFHAACGGATEGGLAALGRDLPYLASVPCGRCNGAPGARWKLTRSGAELARAVGLASPVSAVRVLERSPSGRAARVELAAGGRTVTLAAADLRQRLGYGALASLAFEVSARRGGFTFEGRGQGHGAGLCQWGAAGLARQGKDYLEILAHYYPGARVVKLY, encoded by the coding sequence ATGGGCGCCCGCACCCTGCACCGCCTGGTGCAGGTGGAGCTGGGCGCCGCCGGCCTCACCGTCATCGAGGAGCTGCCGCTCGACGACTACGTGGCCGGGGTGCTCTCCGGCGAGCTGCCGCGCAGCTTCCCGCCGGAGGCGCAGAAGGCGCAGGCGGTGGCCGCCCGCAGCTACGCCCTGATCCGCAAGATCGAGGCCGAGGCGGCCGGCCGCGGCTGGCACCTGGGCGCCGGCGTGCTCTCGCAGGTCTACGCCGGCGCGGCCCCCAACCCGGTGGCCCGGGCCGCCGCCGACGCCACCCGCGGCGAGGTGCTGGTGTCGGGCAACGAGCCGGTGGAGGCCTTCTTCCACGCGGCCTGCGGCGGCGCCACCGAGGGCGGCCTGGCCGCCCTGGGCCGCGACCTGCCCTACCTGGCGTCGGTGCCGTGCGGCCGGTGCAACGGGGCGCCCGGGGCCCGCTGGAAGCTCACCCGCAGCGGCGCCGAGCTGGCGCGGGCGGTCGGGCTGGCGAGCCCGGTGAGCGCGGTCCGGGTGCTGGAGCGCAGCCCCTCGGGGCGGGCCGCCCGGGTCGAGCTGGCGGCCGGCGGGCGCACCGTGACCCTGGCGGCCGCCGATCTGCGGCAGCGGCTGGGCTACGGCGCGCTGGCCTCGCTGGCCTTCGAGGTGTCGGCGCGGCGCGGCGGCTTCACCTTCGAGGGGCGCGGCCAGGGGCACGGCGCCGGGCTCTGCCAGTGGGGCGCGGCCGGGCTGGCCCGCCAGGGGAAGGACTACCTGGAGATCCTGGCCCACTACTACCCGGGCGCGCGGGTGGTGAAGCTGTACTGA
- a CDS encoding VTT domain-containing protein: protein MLGTVRRAVQSAARRPAAAPAPQPERRSRGARPGPGAPAPRVARAPARGVQGRVHLLQWLIDLIRNPGALITWGGYPGLALIVFLETGALIFFLPGDSLLVMAGFYAAKGDLDILWLNALLIPMAVLGDATSYWIGRRAGPHLFNRPRSRFFNPDHVRAAHEFYERHGGKAIILARFMPLVRTFVPVVAGVAGMTYKRFATFNVVGGAAWVGSMTLIGYVLGTRFPLLVQHIEKVIVVVIVISFLPGLYEWWQARRRAAAARG, encoded by the coding sequence ATGCTAGGGACGGTCCGGCGGGCCGTCCAGTCGGCGGCGCGCCGGCCGGCGGCCGCGCCGGCGCCGCAGCCGGAGCGCCGCAGCCGGGGCGCCCGGCCTGGGCCCGGCGCGCCGGCCCCGCGGGTGGCGCGCGCTCCCGCCCGCGGGGTACAAGGGCGCGTGCACCTGCTCCAGTGGCTCATCGACCTCATCCGGAACCCGGGAGCGCTCATCACCTGGGGCGGCTACCCGGGGCTGGCCCTCATCGTCTTCCTCGAGACCGGGGCGCTGATCTTCTTCCTGCCGGGCGACTCGCTGCTGGTGATGGCCGGCTTCTACGCCGCCAAGGGCGACCTCGACATCCTCTGGCTCAACGCCCTGCTCATCCCCATGGCCGTGCTGGGCGACGCCACCTCCTACTGGATCGGGCGGCGCGCCGGGCCACACCTCTTCAACCGGCCCCGCTCCCGCTTCTTCAACCCCGACCACGTCCGCGCGGCGCACGAGTTCTACGAGCGGCACGGCGGCAAGGCCATCATCCTGGCCCGCTTCATGCCCCTGGTGCGCACCTTCGTGCCGGTGGTGGCCGGCGTCGCCGGCATGACCTACAAGCGCTTCGCCACCTTCAACGTGGTGGGCGGCGCCGCCTGGGTCGGCTCCATGACGCTCATCGGCTACGTGCTCGGCACCCGCTTCCCGCTGCTGGTGCAGCACATCGAGAAGGTGATCGTGGTGGTGATCGTCATCTCGTTCCTGCCGGGCCTCTACGAGTGGTGGCAGGCCCGCCGGCGCGCCGCCGCGGCCAGGGGCTAG
- a CDS encoding KamA family radical SAM protein, with translation MPWRERFPGVSETDWRDWRWQQRHVLRGAADLERLVRLTQDERRGLALDGLRTGVTPYYAALMDPERADCPVRRQAIPVAAEGDLAPGDLADPTGEEVHRPTRAVVRKYPDRVLLLVTDTCPVYCRHCTRRRITGGAEGAFDRAAVEEGIAYVRAHPEVRDVIVSGGDPLTLSDERLEATLAALRAVPHVRLLRVATRAPAVLPARVTGDLAATLRRFAPLFVVTHFNHPKELTPEARQACERLVDHGVPVENQAVLLRGVNSTARLLGDLFEGLLAWRVRPYYLHQGDLAAGTGHLRTPLATGVELLRQLRGRLSGLAIPHLAVDLPDGSGKVVLAPDYTGTAGLRRGEGGTWLVNHRGDPVWYPDPPEADCRCSYDEAWYGPDRAAT, from the coding sequence ATGCCCTGGCGCGAGCGATTCCCCGGCGTCTCCGAGACCGACTGGCGCGACTGGCGCTGGCAGCAGCGCCACGTGCTGCGCGGCGCCGCCGACCTGGAGCGGCTGGTGCGGCTCACCCAGGACGAGCGGCGCGGGCTGGCCCTGGACGGGCTGCGCACCGGCGTCACGCCCTACTACGCGGCCCTGATGGACCCCGAGCGCGCCGACTGCCCGGTGCGGCGGCAGGCCATCCCGGTGGCCGCCGAGGGCGACCTGGCCCCCGGCGACCTCGCCGACCCCACCGGCGAGGAGGTCCACCGGCCGACCCGGGCGGTGGTCCGGAAGTACCCGGACCGCGTGCTCCTGCTGGTCACCGACACCTGCCCCGTCTACTGCCGCCACTGCACCCGGCGGCGCATCACCGGCGGGGCCGAGGGGGCCTTCGACCGGGCGGCGGTGGAGGAGGGGATCGCCTACGTGCGGGCCCACCCGGAGGTCCGCGACGTCATCGTCTCCGGCGGCGACCCGCTGACGCTCTCCGACGAGCGGCTGGAGGCCACCCTGGCGGCGCTGCGCGCCGTCCCGCACGTGCGGCTCCTGCGGGTGGCCACCCGCGCGCCCGCGGTGCTGCCGGCCCGCGTCACCGGGGACCTGGCGGCCACCCTGCGCCGCTTCGCCCCGCTCTTCGTGGTGACCCACTTCAACCACCCCAAGGAGCTGACGCCCGAGGCCCGCCAGGCCTGCGAGCGGCTGGTGGACCACGGGGTGCCGGTGGAGAACCAGGCGGTGCTGCTGCGCGGCGTCAACTCCACCGCCCGGCTGCTCGGCGACCTCTTCGAGGGGCTCTTGGCCTGGCGGGTGCGCCCCTACTACCTGCACCAGGGCGACCTGGCGGCCGGCACCGGCCACCTGCGCACGCCGCTGGCCACCGGGGTGGAGCTGCTGCGCCAGCTGCGCGGCCGGCTCAGCGGCCTGGCCATCCCGCACCTGGCGGTGGACCTGCCGGACGGCAGCGGCAAGGTGGTGCTGGCGCCGGACTACACCGGCACGGCGGGCCTCCGGCGCGGCGAGGGCGGCACCTGGCTCGTCAACCACCGCGGCGACCCGGTGTGGTACCCCGACCCGCCGGAGGCGGACTGCCGCTGCAGCTACGACGAGGCCTGGTACGGGCCGGACCGCGCGGCCACCTAG
- a CDS encoding KamA family radical SAM protein, translated as MAHVRSRFPLGPRAIWRGVPDSSWNDWHWQQRERITKLDQLERVIRLTEDERQAVVATDAEFHMGITPYYAALMDPEDPTCPVRLQSVPTMGELTVAAADLEDPLAEERDMPVPGLTHRYPDRVLFYTTHNCPVYCRHCTRKRKVADPSSAAAKKQIEDSLAYIEHHTEIRDVVVSGGDPLSLSDDRLDYILGRLRAIPHVEIFRLGTRNLVTLPQRITDDLVRMLRRHQPVYVNTHFNHPRECTAEAFDACRRMADAGCALGNQMVLLKGVNDDPRTVKELNHKLLLMRVRPYYIYQCDLAKGISHFRTPIEAGRRIIRSLRGHTSGLAVPYFVVDAPSGGGKIPVNPDYVVRHEGKKWTLRNFAGKEFTYDEP; from the coding sequence GTGGCCCACGTCCGCTCCCGCTTCCCGCTCGGGCCGCGCGCCATCTGGCGCGGGGTGCCGGACTCCAGCTGGAACGACTGGCACTGGCAGCAGCGCGAGCGGATCACCAAGCTGGACCAGCTGGAGAGGGTCATCCGGCTCACCGAGGACGAGCGCCAGGCGGTGGTGGCCACCGACGCCGAGTTCCACATGGGCATCACGCCCTACTACGCGGCGCTGATGGACCCGGAGGACCCCACCTGCCCGGTGCGGCTGCAGTCGGTGCCCACCATGGGCGAGCTCACCGTGGCGGCGGCCGACCTGGAGGATCCGCTGGCCGAGGAGCGGGACATGCCGGTGCCGGGGCTGACCCACCGCTACCCGGACCGCGTGCTCTTCTACACGACGCACAACTGCCCGGTGTACTGCCGCCACTGCACCCGCAAGCGCAAGGTGGCCGACCCCTCCAGCGCGGCCGCCAAGAAGCAGATCGAGGACAGCCTCGCCTACATCGAGCACCACACCGAGATCCGCGACGTGGTGGTCTCGGGCGGCGACCCGCTGTCGCTCTCCGACGACCGGCTCGACTACATCCTGGGGCGGCTGCGGGCCATCCCACACGTCGAGATCTTCCGGCTGGGCACGCGCAACCTGGTGACGCTGCCCCAGCGCATCACCGACGACCTGGTGCGGATGCTGCGCCGGCACCAGCCGGTCTACGTCAACACCCACTTCAACCACCCCCGCGAGTGCACCGCCGAGGCCTTCGACGCCTGCCGCCGCATGGCCGACGCCGGCTGCGCCCTGGGCAACCAGATGGTGCTGCTCAAGGGCGTCAACGACGACCCGCGCACCGTCAAGGAGCTGAACCACAAGCTCCTGCTGATGCGGGTGCGCCCCTACTACATCTACCAGTGCGACCTGGCCAAGGGCATCAGCCACTTCCGCACGCCCATCGAGGCCGGCCGGCGCATCATCCGCTCGCTGCGCGGCCACACCTCCGGCCTGGCGGTGCCGTACTTCGTGGTGGACGCGCCCAGCGGCGGCGGGAAGATCCCGGTCAACCCCGACTACGTGGTGCGCCACGAGGGGAAGAAGTGGACCCTGAGGAACTTCGCCGGCAAGGAGTTCACCTACGACGAGCCGTGA
- a CDS encoding RidA family protein — protein MPSHQRHVIATADAPRAIGPYSQAVSVPAPALAGLLFLSGQIPLDPATGELVKGTIEEETRRVMENLRAVLSAGQAGFQDVVKTTIYLTDLSDFTRVNEVYGSYFPAHPPARATVQVAALPRGARVEIDAIAAPGL, from the coding sequence ATGCCGAGCCACCAGCGCCACGTCATCGCCACCGCCGACGCGCCCCGGGCCATCGGCCCTTACAGCCAGGCGGTCTCCGTCCCGGCCCCGGCCCTCGCGGGGCTGCTCTTCCTCTCGGGGCAGATCCCGCTCGACCCGGCCACCGGCGAGCTGGTCAAGGGGACCATCGAGGAGGAGACCCGCCGGGTGATGGAGAACCTGCGGGCGGTGCTGTCGGCCGGCCAGGCCGGTTTCCAGGACGTGGTGAAGACCACCATCTACCTCACCGACCTGTCCGACTTCACCCGGGTGAACGAGGTCTACGGCAGCTACTTCCCGGCCCACCCGCCGGCCCGCGCCACGGTGCAGGTGGCGGCGCTGCCGCGCGGGGCCCGGGTGGAGATCGACGCCATCGCGGCGCCCGGCCTCTGA
- a CDS encoding bifunctional (p)ppGpp synthetase/guanosine-3',5'-bis(diphosphate) 3'-pyrophosphohydrolase has translation MLRLNDILDRVATYHPDPDLDLIKKAYVYSAKVHQGQLRKSGEPYLVHPLEVAGILAELKLDEASVVTGMLHDTIEDTLATKAEIAELFGEEIADLVDGVTKLSQFSAANTQVEKQAENFRKMVVAMAKDIRVLLVKLADRTHNMRTLDHMKPESQERIARETLDIYAPLANRLGIQWVKAELEELSFKYLMPADFADITGRIAAQGKEKERFVQDVVGIIREKLAAQGLEADVSGRLKHAYSVFRKMRQLDVDFDQIQDVIAFRVLVDSVAQCYESLGVVHTLWKPVPGRFKDYIAIPKPNGYQSLHTTVVGPRGERVEVQIRTREMHRIAEEGVAAHWAYKEQGRDGKGAGQLSKKDAAEYGWLRQLVEFQREVDDPREFLETVKVDLFSDEVFVFTPKGDLKALPRGSTPVDFAFAIHSQIGQHCVGGKVNGKLVPLRHKLKNGDSVEILTSPHAHPSKDWLTFVKTSRAQARIRQYIRGEEQRRSLEIGKEVAEKDLRKYGLSLAKLEKSGELTRAGEKLGYRGVDDLLAAVGYGKVTTAQLLALLLPQDQLAAPPPPEAAPSRLSELFRKVARRSLSGVRVSGVDDMLVRYGKCCNPVPGDQIVGFITRGRGVTVHTATCDKVLESATERRVDVTWDVKGDFKRPVALRVVGADRPGLLAKISRAFGEADVNISQATVRTTAEKAVFDLEVTIGDLKQLTGIIRSIERIDGVQTVKRV, from the coding sequence TTGCTGCGACTCAACGACATCCTGGACCGGGTCGCCACCTACCACCCCGACCCCGACCTGGACCTCATCAAGAAGGCCTACGTCTACTCGGCCAAGGTCCACCAGGGGCAGCTGCGCAAGTCGGGAGAGCCCTACCTGGTGCACCCGCTGGAGGTGGCCGGCATCCTGGCCGAGCTCAAGCTCGACGAGGCCTCGGTGGTGACCGGGATGCTGCACGACACCATCGAGGACACCCTGGCCACCAAGGCCGAGATCGCCGAGCTGTTCGGCGAGGAGATCGCCGACCTGGTGGACGGGGTCACCAAGCTCTCCCAGTTCAGCGCCGCCAACACCCAGGTGGAGAAGCAGGCCGAGAACTTCCGCAAGATGGTGGTGGCCATGGCCAAGGACATCCGCGTCCTGCTGGTCAAGCTTGCCGACCGCACCCACAACATGCGGACCCTCGACCACATGAAGCCGGAGTCGCAGGAGCGCATCGCCCGCGAGACCCTCGACATCTACGCGCCGCTGGCCAACCGCCTGGGCATCCAGTGGGTCAAGGCCGAGCTGGAGGAGCTGTCCTTCAAGTACCTCATGCCGGCCGACTTCGCCGACATCACCGGGCGCATCGCCGCCCAGGGCAAGGAGAAGGAGCGCTTCGTCCAGGACGTGGTGGGCATCATCCGGGAGAAGCTGGCCGCCCAGGGGCTGGAGGCCGACGTCTCGGGGCGGCTCAAGCACGCCTACTCGGTCTTCCGCAAGATGCGGCAGCTCGACGTGGACTTCGACCAGATCCAGGACGTCATCGCCTTCCGGGTCCTGGTCGACTCGGTGGCCCAGTGCTACGAGTCGCTGGGGGTGGTCCACACCCTGTGGAAGCCGGTGCCGGGGCGCTTCAAGGACTACATCGCCATCCCCAAGCCCAACGGCTACCAGTCGCTGCACACCACCGTGGTGGGCCCCCGGGGCGAGCGGGTCGAGGTGCAGATCCGCACCCGCGAGATGCACCGCATCGCCGAGGAGGGCGTGGCGGCGCACTGGGCCTACAAGGAGCAGGGCCGGGACGGCAAGGGCGCCGGGCAGCTCTCCAAGAAGGACGCCGCCGAGTACGGCTGGCTGCGCCAGCTGGTGGAGTTCCAGCGCGAGGTGGACGACCCGCGCGAGTTCCTGGAGACCGTCAAGGTCGACCTCTTCTCCGACGAGGTCTTCGTCTTCACGCCCAAGGGCGACCTGAAGGCGCTGCCGCGCGGCTCCACCCCGGTGGACTTCGCCTTCGCCATCCACTCGCAGATCGGCCAGCACTGCGTGGGCGGCAAGGTCAACGGCAAGCTGGTGCCGCTGCGCCACAAGCTGAAGAACGGCGACTCGGTGGAGATCCTCACCTCGCCGCACGCCCACCCGTCCAAGGACTGGCTCACCTTCGTCAAGACCAGCCGGGCCCAGGCCCGCATCCGCCAGTACATCCGGGGCGAGGAGCAGCGCCGCTCGCTGGAGATCGGCAAGGAGGTGGCCGAGAAGGACCTGCGCAAGTACGGCCTCTCGCTGGCGAAGCTGGAGAAGTCGGGCGAGCTCACCAGGGCCGGCGAGAAGCTGGGCTACCGCGGCGTCGACGACCTGCTGGCCGCGGTGGGCTACGGCAAGGTGACCACCGCCCAGCTGCTGGCCCTGCTGCTGCCCCAGGACCAGCTGGCCGCGCCGCCGCCGCCCGAGGCGGCCCCCTCGCGCCTCTCCGAGCTCTTCCGCAAGGTGGCGCGCCGCTCGCTCTCCGGGGTGCGGGTCAGCGGCGTGGACGACATGCTGGTGCGCTACGGCAAGTGCTGCAACCCGGTGCCGGGCGACCAGATCGTGGGCTTCATCACCCGCGGGCGCGGCGTCACGGTGCACACCGCCACCTGCGACAAGGTGCTGGAGAGCGCCACCGAGCGGCGCGTCGACGTCACCTGGGACGTCAAGGGCGACTTCAAGCGCCCGGTGGCGCTGCGGGTGGTGGGCGCCGACCGGCCCGGCCTGCTGGCCAAGATCTCCAGGGCCTTCGGCGAGGCCGACGTCAACATCTCCCAGGCCACGGTGCGGACCACCGCCGAGAAGGCGGTCTTCGACCTCGAGGTCACCATCGGTGACCTGAAGCAGCTCACCGGCATCATCCGGTCGATCGAGCGGATCGACGGGGTGCAGACGGTCAAACGGGTCTAG
- a CDS encoding FHA domain-containing protein — MSDCPACGVALELGRLTGILGIVCRACDAYNEPGARACAACGAAIGSAAATPAVALAAATAPPAGDAALDFQVDLPLDLPVEGLEVPEPGGAPTPVAPSLGAPGAAAPSQPGQPVVRAFRKGAPAATRLVPLVPSSPGLGASAGATGPRCARCGEETGPSQFCQRCGQALGAHGTQVLQQPPPARSATQVFGALAPGRAKLVLERGEGLDGATFRLNAEQVTAGRTQGQVVFPGDPCLAPHHATFFYRDGALHVRDEGAPGGLYLRLRGPSAPLRPGDLFVVGDRLLRFAGPLPPAPPGPPDGTRRFGAPRPGGAAPAAVVEEWLEGGVGGRVFVRPGPSVTIGRAGCAVNLGDDPFLSQAHAELVLDAEGGARLRDLGSSNGTFVRIPPHAERELHDGDGLRMGREVLRIAIA, encoded by the coding sequence ATGAGCGACTGTCCCGCCTGCGGCGTGGCCCTGGAGCTGGGGCGGCTCACCGGCATCCTCGGCATCGTCTGCCGCGCCTGCGACGCCTACAACGAGCCCGGGGCCAGGGCCTGCGCCGCCTGTGGCGCGGCCATCGGCTCCGCGGCGGCCACCCCGGCGGTGGCGCTGGCGGCCGCGACCGCGCCCCCGGCGGGCGACGCCGCGCTCGACTTCCAGGTCGACCTCCCCCTGGACCTGCCGGTCGAGGGGCTCGAGGTGCCGGAGCCGGGCGGCGCCCCCACGCCCGTGGCGCCCTCCCTCGGCGCGCCCGGGGCGGCGGCGCCGTCCCAGCCTGGCCAGCCGGTGGTGCGCGCCTTCCGGAAGGGCGCCCCGGCCGCCACCCGCCTGGTGCCGCTGGTCCCCTCCTCCCCTGGCCTCGGCGCCAGCGCGGGCGCCACCGGGCCACGCTGCGCCCGCTGCGGCGAGGAGACCGGCCCCAGCCAGTTCTGCCAGCGCTGCGGGCAGGCGCTGGGCGCGCATGGCACCCAGGTGCTGCAGCAGCCGCCCCCGGCCCGCAGCGCCACCCAGGTCTTCGGCGCCCTGGCGCCGGGGCGGGCCAAGCTGGTGCTGGAGCGTGGCGAGGGGCTGGACGGCGCCACCTTCCGGCTCAACGCGGAGCAGGTCACGGCCGGCAGGACCCAGGGGCAGGTGGTCTTCCCCGGCGACCCCTGCCTGGCGCCGCACCACGCCACCTTCTTCTACCGGGACGGCGCCCTGCACGTCCGCGACGAGGGCGCGCCGGGTGGGCTCTACCTCCGCCTGCGCGGCCCCTCGGCGCCGCTCCGTCCCGGCGACCTCTTCGTGGTGGGCGACCGGCTGCTCCGCTTCGCCGGCCCCCTGCCGCCCGCCCCGCCGGGCCCGCCCGACGGCACCCGGCGCTTCGGCGCCCCCCGGCCTGGCGGCGCGGCGCCCGCGGCCGTGGTGGAGGAGTGGCTGGAGGGCGGGGTGGGAGGCCGGGTCTTCGTGCGCCCCGGCCCCTCGGTGACCATCGGCCGCGCCGGCTGCGCCGTGAACCTGGGGGACGACCCCTTCCTGTCGCAGGCCCACGCCGAGCTGGTGCTGGACGCCGAGGGCGGGGCGCGGCTGCGCGACCTGGGCTCGTCCAACGGCACCTTCGTGCGCATCCCCCCACACGCCGAGCGCGAGCTGCACGACGGCGATGGGCTCAGGATGGGGCGCGAGGTGCTGCGCATCGCCATCGCCTGA